The following nucleotide sequence is from Solanum dulcamara chromosome 7, daSolDulc1.2, whole genome shotgun sequence.
TTCTTTGATACCATGTTAATTAGACCTCAAAGTCCATTTCTTGATATCAGATCATGCAGAAGTTTTTGGATCTAATTTCCCCCCACTCATTATCAAAAAATTAGGTACATGTGTTTGGCCATTAAAATCGAATCAAACCCCCACCCAAGGGGCATGCTAaagatataattaagtaaataaaagtaGGGGCAAATGGACCACCAAGATATTTTCAAGAGAGTGGACAAATAGCTCCAAAAAAGTGGCCCATCTAGTAGAGCCATATTCAGGCTGGAATCAATTGGAGGTTCCATCAAACGTTAACATGATAACAATGCCCAGAAATGTGACATATAGAGTGATCTCTATTTCACAAAAGATTTCAAATCTTAAAAAGGAAATGCAGAGCATATGCATACCAGTCATCAGGGTCAGATTTCACAGCTTGATCAAAGTAAGTGTGGGCACGAGCTGCGTCTTTCTGAGTTTGCCATATCAGATCAGCGTAGAGTGACAAAGCATTACCATCATTCGGGTTTGCTAAAATGGCTCTTCCGCAGTACTCCTCAGCTTTTTCTAAATCACCCCTAACCTGTTTGCACCAATAATTGGCATCCCACGACTCAATAGATGTGAATAACACAATTTTGAACCCATAAACTTCAATGGAAAATGTGAAACAACACAATTTTGAACCCATCAAGTCAAAATTCTAAatctgaatttttaaaattaacagAGATGCAGTGGAAATCTCATCTAAAATTGTTTTACCTCTTTCAAGAATCTGGCATAATTGGCCAAAAGAAGACCATTTCCTGGGTTGGCTTCAATCATTTTCTGGTAATAGGCGTCTGTACTATCATGCCCATGCCAACTATTTGAATCCTGAGAATCCGACCCATCTCCACCATGCGATCCCCCGCTTCCTCCTCCACCGCAAACTCTAcctcctcctcctccacctGCACCACCCGCCACCAGAGACTGCAACACCCTCCCTTTCTCCTCCACAGCTACACTAGCCTCTTCCTCCGCCTTTCCCAAACCAGAATTCGACAACAATCTCCTCACCTCCGTCGAACCCACTTCTTTATTCTTCAGCTTCGGCGTTGTCGCCTCTCTTTTTGCCTcgtttttgttcttcttctgaACAGCTGGATCTCGTGGGTCCAACTCGCACATACACCTATTAGGTACATGTTTCGTCGGAGATGTATGTTTCACCGGTGATTCATCCGGACCAAATGACGTCGACATTAACACAGATCGAGTCCGATTCAGCTGCTGGGTCGTTATCGGAAGTAGATCGGATTCCGGCGACGACCCACATGATTTTGGTTTCCATGAATTGAGTAAAGGGGTTGATGAGCTTCTCAATAACATCTTTTTCTCGAAATCAAATTGCAGATCTGTTTATCTTTTCCAGAAGCAAAGGCGAGTAACCTCCGCTGCCATACTTTGGAGGAGAGAGTGTGAAGTGGTTGGCTCAATTGATTCAATGgttttatagaaacaaaaaaatCGCCGATAGGAATAAATCTAGAGCCGTTGATTGGCCAAATACTCCCGAAAACGACAAAAGTCAGACTGATATAAATATGCactttgaatattttaataGGTGACGACCATGTATAAAATCGACGGTCCTAAATAAGCTTCCTAACCCAACCATACTGCCGTGGGCCAAGTTCCAAATATGATTGATTGAGCCTCTAGGTCCCATCCAAACTTATATAAATGTATCTTTTCTACTTtgccaaaatatatatatatttcatttgttttaatttatctaATATGATTTAacttgatatgattttttttttaaaaaaaaaactcttaaaatttataatataaaacttagtcataaatatttgtatattattaaatataaattgttactaaaatataaataaaatatcattcaAATTGACACCAActtaaaaagaaaagtgaatcacataaattgaaacaaattaaatattatttaaccactttgaatatatatatatatatatacggcTTATACACTATAAAtgcattttataaattaaatagttCAACGACATTGGACAATAATTTTCCCTCCCACGATCACTTTGCTATGTAAAAATTAGCCCGAATGATCAATATTTGGATAGGTTTGAATTGTAATTCTAAAATATCAACTTTTAAgacgaaaataatacatataaaaaaagtaCTCTCTAGCTTAAGCAACTCCATAAGAATTTTTGAGTGTTCAAATTCTTCGAATGATTTATCAATCTTTCCAACTCAAAGGgtgaaaaatttcaaatttcaagaaCTATTCATAGAGTTCAAACTTCAGAATTTAATtgtgaaaataaattggagttTCAAACCAAGCTTTTATCAATTCAAACTCTAGATTCATGGAATTCAAAGTGATAAATGTTCACTGAAGTATTCCGCGTTTTAATTTGATGTATTTGTCATCAATATCTTCACATTAAAAAGTAGTTAGACActgaattattttcttaacACTTCCCAAAGAATGGTCTTTCAAAGATGGCGTTCACTATTGAGAATTTACGGCCCAGAAAGGTCAATGATTGAATAGCACATACATTGCTCCATCTTTATATTACACACTGACTCGGGCCAAATTAGTTATAGTAACCTTTTTAGAGACCTTTTTGGTATAAGAAATTGCTACTATTAGATTGCAATTTAAGTATCTTAATTCTAAATAATTTTGTTACATGAAGAAACACACGTCCGTATAATTTGTGTTATCAGTTACTAATGAGAAAGGTTCATACTGTTAAACACCACCAAATCAAAGGGATGAAGACGAGAGATATTTTGGGACAGTGTGGCTCCACCTTTCCCAAATGATTGAATCTTCCTAGCACGAGTCACATAATTGCAAATTGATCCAGATTATTTTTGCAGGTTTAAAACGACTACAACAAATGGGCCTATGccccatatttttttttaatttaaaaaagacTACACAAGCAGTTCCTCCTCATTTCCTTCTTTAAGTTTCCACATATCAAAACTCTTAAAATCCATGGAATTCTACACAGGTTGAACATTTCAAAGACTCATGATCCCTCAATTATTCTACTACAGATTCCATCTGAATATAACTCGGGATTATTTTGGGGTTTGGTGGCAAGTCTAATGCACGAAGAACACGATACTAAAGTGCAGTTAAAGGAGGTCCCTGTTGACAATGGTTGAATATAACCATTAACCGAACACGTTATAATAGAGATAATCAAAAGCATTAAGAACCACATTAGGGCTAGACTTCCAGTTGGTTCGTTCCCATGTTTGCTAGCCATAAAGGTACCAGAAGGGGACTAGCTGCCCTGTCTTTAACTGCAACAATATACTTATCTTCTCTTTTCTGGTACCAGCGGAGGATGGTCCTGCTTTTACTGTACAGATATCAGTTTTTTACAGCTTCCATTCATGCCCCTATAGCAAAACTTCAAATGAATACGCTCAAGTTAAAAGTAGGcagattatgatttttcaaGAGCAAATCTATACAATCTAATACAGTAGGAGGAACACAAATGAACtctctatcttcttttttcTGGTACCAGCGGAAGATGGTCCAGCTTTTAGTGTACAGATAGAAGTTTTTTACGAACTTACATCACTACCGAGTTTCCAGTTCCATTCATACCCCTACAGCAAAACTTCAAATGAATACGCTCAAGTTAAAAGTAGGCAGATTATGATCTTTCACGAGCAAATCTACAATCTAATACAGTAGAAGGAACACAAATGAACTCTCTATCTTCTCTTTTCTGGTACCAGCGGAAGATGGTCCAGCTTTTAGTGTACAGATAGAAGT
It contains:
- the LOC129895021 gene encoding uncharacterized protein LOC129895021 — encoded protein: MLLRSSSTPLLNSWKPKSCGSSPESDLLPITTQQLNRTRSVLMSTSFGPDESPVKHTSPTKHVPNRCMCELDPRDPAVQKKNKNEAKREATTPKLKNKEVGSTEVRRLLSNSGLGKAEEEASVAVEEKGRVLQSLVAGGAGGGGGGRVCGGGGSGGSHGGDGSDSQDSNSWHGHDSTDAYYQKMIEANPGNGLLLANYARFLKEVRGDLEKAEEYCGRAILANPNDGNALSLYADLIWQTQKDAARAHTYFDQAVKSDPDDCYVLASYARFLWDADEEDENEGEEEELSRQFGIQNENSAQAQNFFGAPSHPPPLTAAS